A window from Pokkaliibacter sp. MBI-7 encodes these proteins:
- a CDS encoding TraC family protein has translation MEKLRSAFALQGDGKHVVSLADGSTHERISRSNMTIADEQAFMNKGQEFSSFVDLLPWVDYNHKHQVFELEDGSSVGVVFELKPVITEGRDDAFIENVRFQVQQVLQSSFDEYDTEPWVVQLYCQDETSFSSYLEHLDAYIDPMIADTEFTQAYLKQMEGHLRGISKPGGLFEDTAVTRNPWRGQIRRTRLVLYRRFEANFSLKGHSTEDEFETAVQDINDTCARLVANLESIGIDVQRCDGRSVFQWLLPWFNPCPTLTQGDTEALGRLAHYVDEEPPEGRSPLLDDFSECLMYSHPASDVNRGVWLFDRMPHRVIMMNRFKQVPRPGILTRSCDVAAWSIRYSTPSRSPPS, from the coding sequence ATGGAGAAGTTGCGGAGCGCCTTTGCTCTGCAGGGCGATGGTAAACACGTTGTGTCCCTGGCAGACGGGTCCACGCATGAGCGTATTTCGCGCTCAAACATGACCATCGCAGACGAGCAGGCGTTTATGAATAAGGGGCAGGAATTCAGCTCCTTTGTCGACCTGCTGCCCTGGGTGGATTACAACCATAAGCATCAGGTGTTTGAGCTGGAGGACGGGAGCTCGGTAGGCGTGGTGTTTGAGCTTAAGCCCGTGATTACCGAAGGGCGTGACGATGCATTTATCGAAAACGTCCGTTTTCAGGTGCAACAGGTACTGCAGTCATCCTTCGATGAATATGACACGGAGCCTTGGGTAGTGCAGCTTTACTGCCAGGATGAAACCAGCTTTAGCTCGTACCTGGAACATCTCGATGCCTATATCGATCCCATGATCGCGGATACCGAGTTTACTCAGGCCTATCTGAAGCAGATGGAAGGCCATTTGCGGGGGATCAGTAAGCCCGGCGGGCTGTTTGAGGACACGGCAGTGACGCGCAACCCCTGGCGTGGCCAGATCCGCCGCACTCGCCTGGTGTTGTACCGACGTTTTGAGGCGAACTTTTCCCTCAAAGGCCACTCGACTGAGGATGAGTTTGAGACGGCGGTGCAGGACATCAATGACACCTGTGCCCGTCTGGTGGCAAACCTGGAGTCCATCGGGATCGATGTCCAGCGCTGTGATGGCCGCAGTGTGTTTCAGTGGCTACTGCCCTGGTTTAACCCCTGCCCCACGCTGACGCAGGGTGATACGGAAGCGCTCGGCCGGCTTGCACACTATGTCGATGAGGAGCCCCCTGAGGGGCGAAGTCCGCTGCTGGACGATTTCTCCGAGTGCCTGATGTATTCCCACCCGGCATCGGATGTGAATCGCGGTGTCTGGCTGTTTGATCGTATGCCCCATCGCGTGATCATGATGAATCGATTCAAGCAGGTACCTCGCCCCGGCATCCTGACGCGGAGTTGCGACGTGGCCGCATGGTCAATTCGCTATTCGACTCCCTCCCGGAGTCCACCATCATGA
- a CDS encoding TIGR03751 family conjugal transfer lipoprotein, producing MMASKWIAVLGMVAVAGMTGCSTSKDKMFPTNGATMLDIYHGQGIDTAGLSGMGGTSTNQRQLMDARASLRRPLGDGIYDQQALATAGKPTAEVMVARQAWGNRVAEVNGDYTRTAANEIVSQFPRLPNPDLVVYVFPHLAGNEPAPIPGYSTVIPFYSRIQYAMPGERLGDY from the coding sequence ATGATGGCAAGTAAATGGATTGCGGTGCTGGGGATGGTTGCTGTTGCAGGTATGACAGGCTGCTCGACCTCCAAAGACAAGATGTTTCCCACTAATGGGGCAACCATGCTGGATATCTACCATGGTCAGGGGATTGATACCGCAGGGCTGAGCGGGATGGGCGGTACCAGTACGAACCAACGTCAGTTGATGGATGCCCGCGCGTCACTTCGTCGCCCGCTGGGTGACGGTATCTATGATCAGCAGGCGTTGGCCACGGCAGGCAAGCCCACCGCCGAGGTGATGGTGGCCAGGCAGGCATGGGGCAATCGGGTGGCTGAGGTGAACGGGGATTACACCCGCACGGCGGCCAATGAGATCGTCAGCCAGTTCCCGCGCCTGCCCAACCCGGATCTGGTGGTGTATGTGTTTCCGCACCTGGCCGGTAATGAGCCGGCACCGATTCCGGGTTACTCCACGGTGATCCCGTTCTATTCGCGGATCCAGTACGCGATGCCCGGCGAACGCCTGGGCGACTACTGA